A stretch of the Ipomoea triloba cultivar NCNSP0323 chromosome 16, ASM357664v1 genome encodes the following:
- the LOC116007858 gene encoding APO protein 3, mitochondrial-like, with protein HEVLAAKAELFVCVSRVAEEIPIYSCRLCGEVHVGDPPHKIRTCSVSGSQRSKEHIWERGGVKHLLPVVESFHMYDRLGRAVSHNERLEVDRIPAVMELCIQAGVDIPDYPTRRRKFPVYRVAGKMIDFEKKFPKDYSSGNHIQTSGFWGTTKRSTENEKTLSLPHHNVKGFAEIGMEAWEKMRSGAIQIMQKYAVQTCGYCPEVQVGPKGHRLRQCQAFKHQMRDGQHAWQEATIDDLVPPVYVWHVQDPHSGVPQIDALKRYYGKLPAVVELFAQGGAKVGSNYDGIMRADVALPSLDEEKLVV; from the exons CATGAGGTTTTAGCTGCCAAAGCTGAGTTATTTGTGTGTGTTTCTAGGGTTGCAGAGGAGATTCCTATTTATTCATGCAG ATTGTGTGGGGAAGTTCATGTTGGTGATCCACCACATAAGATTAGAACATGTTCTGTAAGTGGTAGTCAGAGGAGCAAAGAGCATATTTGGGAGAGAGGGGGTGTCAAACATTTACTGCCTGTTGTGGAGTCTTTTCATATGTATGATAGGTTGGGGAGAGCTGTCTCACATAACGAGCGCCTCGAGGTTGATCGAATTCCAGCTGTTATGGAGTTGTGTATTCAGGCTGGTGTAGACATACCTGACTACCCAACTAGAAGAAGAAAGTTCCCTGTTTACCGCGTTGCAGGGAAGATGATAGATTTTGAGAAGAAGTTTCCCAAGGATTATTCATCTGGAAACCACATACAGACCTCGGGCTTTTGGGGAACCACTAAGAGATCAACTGAAAATGAGAAAACTTTGAGTTTGCCACATCATAATGTGAAAG GATTTGCAGAAATAGGAATGGAAGCGTGGGAGAAAATGCGTTCAGGAGCCATACAGATAATGCAGAAGTACGCTGTTCAAACGTGTGGATATTGCCCCGAGGTCCAAGTTGGACCAAAGGGTCACAGGTTGAGGCAATGCCAAGCCTTCAAGCATCAGATGAGGGATGGACAGCATGCTTGGCAAGAGGCAACCATAGATGACCTTGTCCCACCAGTGTATGTTTGGCATGTTCAAGATCCACATTCTGGTGTGCCTCAAATAGATGCTTTAAAGAGGTACTATGGAAAATTGCCTGCAGTTGTAGAATTGTTTGCTCAAGGTGGGGCTAAGGTTGGAAGTAACTATGATGGCATAATGAGAGCCGACGTTGCTCTTCCTAGTCTAGACGAAGAGAAGCTAGTCGTGTGA
- the LOC116007822 gene encoding spastin-like yields MSTRTANENEASRRLKSEFLIQFDGVTSSSDDLVIVIGATNKPQELDDAVLRRLVKRIYIPLPDAGVRRQLLKHRLKGQQFSLPDGDLAKLVKETEGYSGSDLQALCEEAAMMPIRELGSNILTVKANQVRGLRYADFQKAMTVIRPSLQKSKWEELEQWNREFGAN; encoded by the exons ATGTCAACTAGGACGGCCAATGAGAATGAAGCCAGCAGGAGGTTGAAATCAGAATTTCTAATCCAGTTCGATGGGGTTACATCTAGTTCAGATGATTTGGTAATTGTCATCG GTGCAACAAATAAGCCACAGGAATTGGATGATGCAGTTCTCAGGAGATTG GTGAAGAGAATATATATTCCTTTGCCAGATGCTGGTGTTAGAAGACAGCTCCTAAAGCACAGACTAAAGGGACAACAATTCTCTTTGCCTG ATGGAGATCTAGCAAAACTTGTAAAAGAGACAGAAG GGTATTCTGGAAGCGATCTTCAAGCGTTGTGTGAGGAAGCCGCAATGATGCCAATCAGAGAGCTTGGTTCGAACATTCTCACAGTGAAGGCAAATCAG GTACGAGGTCTGAGATATGCTGACTTTCAGAAGGCCATGACTGTGATCAGGCCTAGTCTGCAAAAAAGCAAGTGGGAAGAGCTCGAGCAGTGGAATAGAGAGTTTGGCGCAAACTAA